One genomic window of Evansella cellulosilytica DSM 2522 includes the following:
- the lgt gene encoding prolipoprotein diacylglyceryl transferase: protein MLATIQPLNPVAFELGPLTVYWYGLLIGVGAALAYLLANHEAKKRGFPKDMFADLLIFAVPAAIVGARLYYVIFRWEHYAHDPIKAFAIWEGGLAIHGALIGAVVVAVIFAKKRGYSFWKIADIAAPSILLGQAIGRWGNFMNQEVYGGEVSRAFLENLMLPEFIINQMYINGAYYHPTFLYESLWNLLGVAFLLYLRRVNLRRGEMFITYAIWYSVGRGVIEMIRTDNLLFFGIRTAVVVSIITIIGGIILAIYRRQKGLADKRYLDDDDQLPPKSSNSSGKKTNKKKKKK from the coding sequence ATGTTAGCAACGATACAGCCATTAAACCCAGTTGCTTTTGAACTTGGACCGCTAACGGTTTACTGGTACGGTCTTTTAATCGGGGTTGGGGCGGCGTTAGCATACTTACTTGCTAATCATGAAGCGAAGAAGCGCGGCTTTCCGAAGGATATGTTTGCGGATTTATTAATTTTTGCAGTTCCAGCCGCTATCGTAGGTGCAAGATTATACTATGTCATTTTTCGCTGGGAACATTATGCCCATGACCCGATAAAAGCTTTTGCGATTTGGGAAGGTGGCTTAGCCATTCACGGTGCTTTAATAGGTGCAGTAGTAGTAGCCGTTATCTTTGCTAAAAAGAGAGGTTATTCCTTCTGGAAAATTGCGGATATCGCAGCACCTAGTATTTTACTTGGGCAAGCGATCGGACGCTGGGGAAACTTTATGAACCAAGAGGTGTATGGAGGAGAAGTATCGCGAGCATTTTTAGAAAACCTCATGCTACCTGAATTTATTATTAACCAAATGTATATTAATGGTGCCTATTACCATCCGACGTTTTTGTATGAATCGCTTTGGAACTTACTAGGTGTCGCTTTTCTTCTTTACTTAAGACGAGTAAACTTGCGTCGTGGAGAAATGTTTATTACGTACGCAATCTGGTACTCGGTAGGCCGCGGTGTTATTGAAATGATACGAACAGATAATTTATTGTTCTTCGGAATCCGAACAGCGGTCGTTGTTTCTATTATCACAATCATTGGTGGTATTATTTTAGCCATTTACCGTCGTCAAAAAGGTCTTGCAGATAAACGTTACCTAGATGACGATGATCAACTCCCACCGAAAAGCTCAAACAGCTCAGGGAAAAAAACAAATAAAAAGAAGAAAAAGAAATAA
- the hprK gene encoding HPr(Ser) kinase/phosphatase — protein MVKVTVQDLVKEFKLELLNNEEDVAFRPITTSDLSRPGMEMAGFFTYYPAKRIQLLGKTEMTFFSQLTPEEQEDRVERLCTYDTPGIVLSRGMEAPEKLVEAANKMGVPVLRSEMTTTRLSSQLTNYLESQLAPMTAMHGVLVDIYGIGVMITGSSGVGKSETALDLVRRGHRLVADDSVEIRQEHEGALVGRAPELIRHLLEIRGLGIINVMTLFGAGSVRNFKRIGLAIHLELWDQKKQYDRLGLDEDTIKIFDTDLPKMTVPVRPGRNLAVIIEVAAMNFRLKRMGINAAQQFSDQLTNVIEEGDKDDF, from the coding sequence ATGGTAAAAGTAACAGTGCAGGATTTAGTGAAAGAATTTAAATTGGAACTACTTAACAATGAAGAAGACGTTGCATTTCGACCAATTACAACGAGTGATTTATCTCGTCCTGGTATGGAGATGGCTGGTTTTTTTACGTATTATCCAGCGAAGCGAATTCAATTACTTGGAAAAACAGAAATGACGTTTTTCTCTCAGCTAACGCCTGAAGAGCAGGAGGATAGAGTAGAAAGATTATGTACATATGACACGCCTGGAATCGTTTTATCAAGAGGAATGGAGGCGCCAGAGAAGCTCGTTGAGGCAGCTAATAAAATGGGGGTTCCTGTGCTCCGTTCAGAAATGACAACGACTCGCCTTAGTTCCCAGTTAACGAACTATTTAGAAAGTCAGTTAGCACCAATGACTGCGATGCATGGTGTACTTGTTGATATTTACGGTATTGGTGTGATGATTACTGGCTCCAGCGGCGTTGGTAAAAGTGAAACTGCACTGGACCTCGTGCGGCGTGGTCATAGATTAGTTGCAGATGATTCTGTTGAGATACGCCAAGAGCATGAAGGGGCACTCGTCGGACGAGCACCTGAACTAATTAGACATCTATTAGAAATTCGTGGTCTAGGCATTATCAATGTGATGACGTTATTTGGAGCAGGATCTGTTCGTAACTTCAAGCGTATCGGTTTAGCCATTCATCTTGAATTATGGGATCAAAAAAAGCAGTATGATAGATTAGGACTAGACGAAGATACGATTAAGATTTTTGACACTGATTTACCGAAAATGACGGTACCAGTTCGCCCTGGTCGTAACCTTGCAGTTATTATTGAAGTAGCAGCCATGAATTTTAGGTTAAAACGAATGGGGATTAACGCAGCACAACAATTCTCTGATCAGTTAACAAATGTGATTGAAGAAGGAGACAAAGACGATTTTTAA
- a CDS encoding phage holin family protein yields the protein MGWIIQLMVNAIVLLIIAHFFNGIEIAGFAFAILASFILALINITVKPILILFTLPITILTLGLFMIVINAIGLMLTSFIMGNSFIIESFSIAIITAVLFGLLNSMIHSFLVDPVTKR from the coding sequence ATGGGCTGGATCATACAGCTCATGGTCAACGCTATCGTACTTCTCATTATCGCTCACTTTTTTAATGGTATTGAGATAGCTGGATTCGCTTTTGCTATATTGGCAAGTTTCATTTTGGCGCTGATCAATATAACTGTAAAACCAATTCTAATTCTATTTACGTTACCTATTACGATTTTAACGTTAGGCTTGTTTATGATTGTGATTAATGCGATTGGTTTAATGTTAACGTCCTTTATTATGGGAAATAGCTTTATCATAGAAAGCTTTAGTATAGCTATTATTACAGCGGTACTATTTGGGCTATTGAATAGTATGATTCACTCATTCTTAGTGGATCCAGTAACAAAAAGATAA
- a CDS encoding PspC domain-containing protein, giving the protein MKRLYRTVSDRRIAGVCGGIGHYFNIDPTMVRIIALVLMIPFAIFPVVLAYFIATIIIPNETDVI; this is encoded by the coding sequence ATGAAGCGTTTATATAGAACTGTTAGCGACCGAAGAATAGCTGGCGTTTGTGGTGGAATCGGACATTACTTTAATATTGATCCAACAATGGTAAGAATAATTGCATTAGTTCTGATGATCCCATTTGCGATTTTTCCAGTTGTGCTCGCTTATTTTATTGCGACGATCATTATCCCAAATGAAACGGACGTTATATAA
- a CDS encoding DUF4097 family beta strand repeat-containing protein translates to MQEERKMILKMIEDGKITAEEGLQLLNALKEGKENSTTAAEEKTTEQLSKDVDWENSQNNYYEKTSKKSSFANRFSEFIEEAVQKIKEFDLDFNFGSSVEIQHIFQHKGENVRNVDVHLENGSITFRPWEEEDIRVECNVKVYKVHDNDEARKFFLDEVNFDVSNERLRFESNRKTMKINTVIYVPKENLEKVKLYTFNGKVDGETVQSEKFEAQTVNGRINFDEVDAKDVRFETVNGTISISKLNMEHTDAKTVNGTMSLNVVKGKLDAETLNGTVHYTLLEPTNSRAYIKTTTGSVNVIVPEEVKTEGELKTTVGGIHCDLDHLSIIEEKKEFASKKMSFLANKEGENAFYVEVEATTGSITVKH, encoded by the coding sequence ATGCAAGAAGAACGTAAAATGATATTAAAAATGATCGAGGATGGGAAAATTACAGCTGAAGAAGGACTGCAATTACTTAATGCGTTAAAAGAAGGGAAAGAAAATAGTACAACTGCTGCAGAAGAAAAAACGACAGAGCAACTTTCCAAGGATGTTGATTGGGAAAACTCACAAAACAATTACTACGAGAAAACATCGAAAAAGAGCTCTTTTGCTAATCGTTTCAGCGAATTTATAGAAGAAGCGGTTCAAAAAATTAAAGAGTTTGACTTAGACTTTAACTTTGGATCATCTGTTGAAATCCAGCATATATTCCAGCACAAAGGAGAAAATGTAAGGAACGTAGATGTTCATTTGGAAAATGGAAGCATTACATTCCGTCCGTGGGAGGAAGAGGATATTAGAGTAGAGTGTAATGTGAAAGTGTATAAAGTGCATGATAACGATGAAGCGCGTAAGTTTTTCCTTGATGAGGTAAATTTCGATGTTTCCAACGAAAGACTTCGTTTCGAATCAAATCGGAAGACAATGAAAATCAATACTGTCATCTATGTTCCTAAAGAAAACTTAGAGAAAGTAAAGCTTTATACTTTTAACGGAAAAGTTGACGGGGAAACTGTTCAAAGTGAAAAATTTGAAGCGCAAACGGTAAATGGCCGTATCAACTTTGATGAAGTAGATGCAAAGGACGTTCGTTTTGAAACGGTAAACGGTACAATCTCTATTAGTAAGCTTAATATGGAACACACAGATGCGAAAACAGTCAATGGGACGATGTCGTTGAATGTTGTAAAAGGGAAGCTTGATGCAGAAACGTTAAATGGTACGGTTCACTATACGTTGTTAGAGCCTACTAATAGCAGAGCCTACATTAAAACAACGACAGGTAGTGTTAACGTCATCGTACCAGAAGAAGTGAAAACGGAAGGCGAGTTGAAAACGACAGTTGGCGGAATCCACTGCGATTTAGATCACTTAAGCATTATCGAGGAGAAAAAGGAATTCGCTAGTAAGAAAATGTCATTTTTAGCAAACAAAGAAGGAGAAAATGCATTTTACGTGGAAGTAGAAGCGACAACTGGTTCGATTACGGTGAAGCATTAA
- the uvrA gene encoding excinuclease ABC subunit UvrA, with protein sequence MALENIVVKGARSHNLKNIDVTIPRNKLVVLTGLSGSGKSSLAFDTIYAEGQRRYVESLSAYARQFLGQMDKPDVDAIEGLSPAISIDQKTTSRNPRSTVGTVTEIYDYLRLLFARVGRPICPTHGVEITSQTIQHMVDRMMNYPERTKMQILAPIVSGRKGTHVKVLEDMKKQGFVRIRVNGEMREVAEDIELEKNKKHNIEVVIDRIVIKAGIESRLADSLETALALADGRVIVDVIGEEELLFSQKHSCPHCGFSIGELEPRMFSFNSPFGACQSCDGLGSKLEVDLDLVIPDWARSLNEHAVAAWEPTSSQYYPQLLSSVCDHFGIDMDAPLEQLPKHQVDKILFGSGNEKVYFRYENEFGNVREKEIYFEGVVQNIERRYHETSSDYIREQMEGYMAQKPCPTCKGNRLRKETLAVKVSDKHIGEITHLSIKDAKDFFSSLELSEKEMTIAKMILREIDERLGFLINVGLDYLSLSRSAGTLSGGEAQRIRLATQIGSSLMGVLYILDEPSIGLHQRDNTRLIHTLEKMRDLGNTLIVVEHDEDTMLAADHLIDIGPGAGVHGGMVTAEGTPEEICNNEGSLTGQFLSGKRFIPLPVERRKPDGRKLSIKGAKENNLKGTNVDIPLGVMVAVTGVSGSGKSTLINDILYKSLAQKLTTAKDKPGDHKKIEGIELLEKVVDIDQSPIGRTPRSNPATYTGVFDQIRDVYAMTNEAKVRGYKKGRFSFNVKGGRCEACRGDGIIKIEMHFLPDVYVPCEECHGKRYNRETLEVKYKGKTIADVLDMTVEDALQFFENIPRIQRRIETLYDVGLGYMKLGQPATTLSGGEAQRVKLASQLHRRSTGKTLYILDEPTTGLHVADIERLLKVLQRLVENGDTVLVIEHNLDVIKTVDHIIDLGPEGGDKGGQLVAQGTPEKVAEVKGSYTGEYLKPILERERKRMEELLKEKEKVATMK encoded by the coding sequence ATGGCACTAGAGAATATTGTTGTAAAGGGTGCAAGATCTCATAACTTAAAAAATATAGATGTAACAATTCCAAGAAACAAGCTAGTAGTATTAACAGGGTTATCAGGATCAGGAAAATCATCATTGGCCTTTGATACGATTTATGCTGAAGGACAAAGACGTTACGTCGAATCATTGTCCGCATATGCACGTCAGTTTTTAGGGCAAATGGACAAGCCAGATGTTGATGCGATAGAAGGATTATCTCCAGCGATCTCCATTGACCAAAAGACGACGAGTAGAAATCCGAGGTCAACGGTAGGGACAGTTACAGAAATTTATGATTATTTAAGACTCCTTTTTGCCCGTGTTGGAAGACCAATTTGTCCGACACATGGGGTTGAAATTACGTCACAGACGATCCAGCATATGGTTGATCGCATGATGAACTACCCGGAAAGAACGAAAATGCAAATACTTGCCCCGATCGTATCCGGTCGTAAAGGAACACACGTAAAAGTACTCGAGGACATGAAAAAGCAAGGCTTTGTTCGTATTCGTGTGAACGGTGAGATGCGTGAGGTTGCTGAGGATATCGAGCTGGAGAAAAATAAGAAGCATAATATTGAAGTTGTTATTGATAGAATTGTCATAAAAGCAGGCATCGAGTCTCGTCTAGCAGATTCTTTAGAAACTGCGCTAGCGCTTGCCGATGGTAGAGTCATTGTTGATGTGATTGGCGAGGAAGAGCTTTTATTTAGTCAAAAGCACTCTTGCCCTCACTGTGGTTTCTCCATTGGCGAGTTAGAACCACGTATGTTTTCATTTAATAGTCCGTTCGGTGCTTGTCAATCGTGTGACGGACTAGGCTCAAAGCTAGAAGTAGATCTCGATTTAGTCATTCCCGATTGGGCTCGTTCATTGAATGAACATGCTGTAGCAGCTTGGGAGCCAACAAGCTCACAATATTACCCACAGCTACTGTCGAGTGTATGTGACCATTTCGGTATCGATATGGATGCACCACTTGAACAACTACCGAAGCATCAAGTGGATAAAATTTTATTCGGTAGTGGGAACGAAAAAGTATATTTCCGCTATGAAAATGAATTCGGAAATGTTCGTGAAAAAGAGATCTATTTTGAAGGTGTCGTCCAAAACATAGAACGGCGTTATCATGAAACGAGTTCTGATTACATTAGAGAACAAATGGAAGGCTACATGGCGCAAAAACCTTGTCCAACATGTAAAGGAAATCGTCTTCGCAAAGAAACGCTTGCTGTTAAAGTGAGTGATAAGCATATTGGTGAAATAACACACCTATCGATTAAAGATGCAAAAGATTTTTTCTCCAGCCTCGAGCTATCAGAGAAAGAAATGACGATTGCCAAAATGATTTTACGAGAAATAGATGAAAGATTAGGTTTTTTAATCAACGTGGGACTAGATTATTTATCACTCTCTCGTTCGGCTGGGACATTATCAGGTGGAGAGGCCCAACGTATTCGATTAGCAACACAAATAGGGTCGTCGCTCATGGGTGTCTTATATATTTTGGACGAACCGTCAATCGGATTACATCAGCGTGATAATACAAGACTTATTCACACATTGGAGAAAATGCGTGACTTAGGGAATACGTTAATTGTCGTTGAACACGATGAGGATACAATGTTGGCCGCAGACCACCTTATTGATATCGGACCAGGTGCAGGTGTTCACGGTGGTATGGTTACTGCTGAAGGGACACCGGAAGAGATATGTAATAATGAAGGGTCTTTAACGGGACAATTTTTATCAGGTAAACGATTTATCCCGCTTCCAGTAGAGCGCCGCAAACCAGACGGGCGCAAATTATCTATAAAAGGAGCAAAAGAAAACAATTTAAAAGGCACGAATGTAGATATTCCTTTAGGTGTCATGGTGGCAGTTACAGGTGTTTCTGGATCAGGAAAAAGTACGTTAATTAACGATATTTTATATAAATCTCTTGCCCAAAAGCTAACAACTGCGAAGGATAAGCCTGGTGATCATAAAAAAATTGAAGGAATTGAACTACTAGAAAAGGTAGTTGATATCGACCAATCACCAATAGGGCGTACCCCACGATCAAATCCTGCTACTTACACAGGTGTATTTGATCAAATTCGTGACGTGTATGCGATGACGAATGAAGCGAAGGTTCGTGGCTATAAAAAAGGTCGATTTAGCTTTAACGTTAAAGGTGGTAGATGTGAAGCGTGTCGCGGTGACGGGATTATCAAAATAGAAATGCACTTTTTACCAGATGTATACGTTCCATGTGAAGAGTGCCACGGTAAACGTTATAATCGTGAAACGTTAGAAGTAAAATACAAAGGAAAAACAATTGCAGATGTTTTGGATATGACCGTAGAAGATGCGCTGCAATTTTTTGAGAATATTCCTCGCATACAAAGGCGTATCGAAACATTGTATGACGTTGGTCTCGGCTATATGAAGCTAGGTCAGCCTGCGACGACGCTATCTGGTGGAGAAGCACAAAGAGTGAAGCTCGCATCTCAACTACATCGTCGCTCTACAGGGAAAACGCTATATATTTTAGATGAGCCAACGACCGGACTCCATGTAGCTGATATTGAAAGATTATTAAAGGTGCTGCAGCGTCTCGTCGAAAATGGCGATACAGTACTAGTAATTGAGCACAATTTAGACGTTATCAAAACGGTCGATCACATTATAGATTTAGGACCTGAAGGTGGAGATAAAGGTGGTCAGCTCGTCGCTCAAGGAACACCTGAAAAGGTTGCAGAAGTAAAGGGCTCTTACACAGGAGAATATTTAAAGCCAATATTGGAACGAGAGCGTAAACGAATGGAAGAGTTATTAAAGGAAAAAGAAAAGGTTGCAACGATGAAATAA
- the uvrB gene encoding excinuclease ABC subunit UvrB, translating into MTTGFELVSKYEPQGDQPQAIKELVEGINEGKKFQTLLGATGTGKTFTISNVIKEVKKPTLVIAHNKTLAGQLYSEFKEFFPNNAVEYFVSYYDYYQPEAYIPHSDTYIEKDASINDEIDKLRHSATSSLFERKDVIIVASVSCIYGLGSPTEYSELVVSLRVGMEKERNQLLRNLVDIQYERNDINFTRGTFRVRGDVVEIFPASRDEHCLRIEFFGDEIDRITEVDALTGEILGERNHAAIFPASHFVTREEKLKKAMVRIEQELEETLKEMNEKGKLLEAQRLEQRTRYDLEMMQEMGYCSGIENYSRHLTFREAGATPYTLLDYFPEDFLIVVDESHVTLPQVRGMYNGDQARKGVLVDHGFRLPSAKDNRPLKFEEFEKHIHQTIFVSATPGPYELDICPKMVEQIIRPTGLLDPTVDVRPIEGQIDDLIEEIRLRKERNERVLVTTLTKKMSEDLTDYLKEVGISVRYLHSDIKTLERIQIIRELRLGHFDVLVGINLLREGLDIPEVSLVAILDADKEGFLRAERSLIQTMGRAARNANGHVIMYADKITKSMDIAIGETKRRREIQKEFNEKHGITPQTIQKAVPQLIQATYAAEADEAYEVKEVAAPKQKLSKKEREKVIERMEMEMKDAAKNLNFERAAELRDVIIELKAEG; encoded by the coding sequence ATGACAACTGGATTCGAACTCGTGTCAAAGTATGAGCCACAAGGAGATCAACCGCAGGCAATAAAGGAGCTTGTGGAAGGCATAAATGAGGGAAAAAAGTTTCAAACGTTACTTGGGGCAACAGGTACAGGTAAAACATTCACGATTTCAAATGTCATAAAGGAAGTTAAAAAACCGACCTTAGTTATTGCCCACAATAAAACGTTAGCTGGACAGCTATATAGTGAGTTTAAAGAATTTTTCCCAAACAATGCCGTTGAATACTTCGTTAGCTACTACGACTACTACCAGCCAGAAGCATATATCCCACATTCAGACACGTATATTGAAAAAGACGCAAGTATAAACGATGAGATAGATAAACTAAGACACTCTGCTACAAGTTCATTATTTGAAAGAAAAGACGTGATTATCGTCGCGAGTGTATCTTGTATATATGGTTTAGGGTCACCTACGGAATATAGTGAGCTTGTCGTTTCTTTAAGAGTTGGAATGGAAAAAGAACGCAATCAACTATTACGTAATTTAGTAGATATACAATATGAAAGAAATGATATTAATTTCACGAGGGGGACATTTCGTGTTCGAGGCGATGTTGTAGAAATATTCCCAGCATCAAGAGACGAGCATTGTTTACGAATTGAGTTTTTTGGGGATGAAATTGATAGAATCACGGAAGTTGACGCACTTACTGGTGAAATATTAGGGGAAAGAAACCACGCAGCTATTTTTCCAGCTTCTCACTTCGTTACGAGAGAAGAGAAGTTAAAAAAAGCAATGGTAAGAATCGAACAAGAGCTTGAAGAAACGTTAAAGGAAATGAATGAAAAAGGAAAGCTATTAGAAGCACAGCGTCTCGAACAGCGGACGCGCTACGACTTAGAAATGATGCAAGAAATGGGGTACTGCTCTGGAATTGAGAACTACTCAAGGCATTTAACATTCCGTGAAGCTGGTGCAACACCGTACACGTTGCTCGATTACTTTCCTGAGGATTTCTTAATTGTTGTCGATGAATCCCACGTTACATTACCACAAGTCCGTGGTATGTATAATGGTGACCAAGCGAGAAAGGGAGTACTTGTTGATCATGGATTCCGTCTCCCATCAGCAAAGGATAACCGCCCATTAAAGTTTGAGGAATTTGAAAAGCACATTCATCAAACTATATTCGTTTCGGCGACACCTGGGCCGTATGAGCTTGATATATGTCCAAAAATGGTAGAGCAAATTATACGTCCTACTGGTTTACTTGATCCTACGGTTGATGTACGGCCAATTGAAGGGCAAATAGATGATTTAATAGAGGAAATTCGCTTAAGAAAAGAACGAAACGAACGTGTATTAGTGACAACCTTAACGAAAAAAATGTCTGAAGACTTAACGGACTACTTAAAGGAAGTTGGCATTTCCGTTCGTTATCTGCACTCAGATATTAAGACATTAGAAAGAATTCAAATAATAAGAGAGTTAAGATTAGGGCACTTTGATGTGCTCGTTGGTATTAACTTATTAAGAGAAGGACTCGACATTCCAGAGGTGTCTCTTGTTGCTATATTAGATGCAGATAAGGAAGGCTTTTTACGTGCAGAGCGATCGCTTATCCAAACGATGGGTCGAGCGGCGCGTAATGCAAATGGGCACGTGATTATGTATGCCGATAAAATAACGAAGTCGATGGACATTGCAATAGGAGAAACGAAACGCCGTCGCGAAATCCAGAAGGAATTTAACGAGAAGCACGGTATTACGCCACAGACGATTCAGAAGGCAGTACCACAGCTTATCCAAGCTACTTACGCTGCAGAGGCTGATGAAGCCTATGAAGTAAAAGAAGTAGCAGCACCAAAGCAGAAGCTAAGTAAAAAAGAACGTGAAAAAGTGATAGAAAGAATGGAAATGGAGATGAAGGATGCAGCGAAAAACCTCAATTTTGAGAGAGCGGCTGAGCTGCGTGATGTCATCATTGAATTGAAAGCGGAAGGGTGA